One part of the Dermacentor silvarum isolate Dsil-2018 chromosome 6, BIME_Dsil_1.4, whole genome shotgun sequence genome encodes these proteins:
- the LOC119455768 gene encoding solute carrier family 35 member B1, protein MSVPSSAIGVESTANVAVTVVREQTKSNIFFRSASGASLSQPMGNPVKLFFYAGGIFLTYFYYGVLHEEITRTKYGPKKEMFVHAQSLLLFSCIMNVLFAKLMLSTFLKQGVDTTRRSYYVISSFTYLGAMLASTICLQFVNYTTQVVGKSCKPIPVMVLGVLVGGKRYALSKYLSILVVVLGVALFIYKDGKASAMTSSQGIMGKGELLLLVSLALDGLTGAVQERMKSEHQTKSGHMMVMTNLWSVVYLTIAQLFTWEILDFVHFIQRYPALLPNILLFAITGALGQTLIFRTVSEFGPLPCSVVTTTRKFFTVLGSVIIFNNPLGTRQWIGVVLVFSGLMADVYFSKTSKAKK, encoded by the exons ATGAGCGTGCCTTCTAGCGCGATCGGAGTTGAAAGTACCGCCAACGTAGCAGTGACGGTTGTGCGCGAGCAGACGAAATCGAACATCTTTTTCAGAAGCGCATCAGGCGCATCGCTGTCACAACCCATGGGAAACCCCGTCAAGCTTTTCTTCTATGCTGGAGGCATTTTCTTGACATACTTCTACTACGGAGTGTTACACGAAGAAAT AACCAGGACCAAGTATGGGCCCAAGAAAGAAATGTTTGTTCATGCACAGTCGCTACTTTTGTTTTCGTGCATCATGAATGTCCTCTTTGCAAAACTGA TGTTATCCACTTTCCTTAAGCAAGGAGTCGATACAACTAGGAGATCCTACTATGTGATATCATCTTTCACTTACCTAGGTGCCATGCTTGCTAGCACAATCTGCTTGCAGTTTGTGAACTATACCACACAG GTGGTCGGCAAGTCTTGCAAACCCATCCCGGTGATGGTTCTGGGTGTGCTAGTTGGGGGCAAACGGTACGCCCTGTCCAAGTACCTCTCCATCTTGGTGGTAGTGTTGGGAGTGGCACTGTTCATCTACAAGGATGGCAAGGCCTCAGCCATGACATCCTCCCAAGGCATTATGGGAAAGGGAGAGCTGCTGTTG cTTGTTTCACTGGCATTAGATGGCTTGACAGGAGCAGTGCAAGAACGTATGAAGTCAGAGCACCAGACAAAGTCAGGTCACATGATGGTCATGACCAACTTGTGGTCAGTTGTTTATCTCACCATAG CTCAATTATTCACATGGGAGATCTTGGACTTTGTACACTTTATTCAAAGGTACCCAGCACTTCTTCCAAACATACTGCTCTTTGCCATCACAGGAGCGCTAGGACAG ACACTGATCTTCCGAACAGTGAGTGAATTTGGGCCACTGCCATGCTCAGTTGTGACGACGACGAGAAAGTTCTTTACAGTTCTTGGGTCTGTGATAATATTTAACAATCCTCTTGGTACACGGCAATGGATCGGTGTGGTGCTGGTTTTTTCAG GGCTGATGGCCGATGTCTACTTCAGCAAGACTAGTAAAGCAAAGAAGTAA